Within Eremothecium cymbalariae DBVPG#7215 chromosome 3, complete sequence, the genomic segment ATTAGAGCTTTTTGATAATcatttaatattttggaattttcTGGTGTGAGTTACtttcaatatattgtaGTTAATATTAGAAATATACTTCTTCTTTCGTTTCCCACCCGTttaatatccaaaatttttaattcGCCAAGCTATAGACCGCCCACAAAAATAGAGGAACGACCATAGTTATCCCAGCATGGCAAGTACCATTAACACTAGTATTGTCAACAATACGATCAAGGATGCAACAGTTTCTCAAGGTTACTATAGTGTTTCTAGGGGGACTTTGCTAAGTCGTGATGCATACGCGGACAAAGATACAGTCAATAATGAGAACTCGCTGAACCAGGAAGAAAGCGAAGCGACAGTGGCCAATGTGAGGATTTCCAAGCATGGCCGCCATCGATTTAGAAGGTGGTTGAGCAAAATATACTACAGAGAAGATAATAAGGTACAAGATGATAAATTTGATGAGGATTTGGATCCAGATTTCGGTAATAACGTAGGGTCCAGTGCGATAGCGACAGCGGGGACGACAGCGGGAATGGATGACGGAGAATTCGACCTTGGCGTTAGTGCTAAAATAGGTGGTATAAGTAGTAGCAGTTTCCCGCATACAACCATAAAACTCGCCAAACTCTCCCAATTATCCTCAGACACAGGCTCTGATACACAAGTAGATCAACCTACTACATTAGATTTGGAGGATTCTGGAAGCCTAAAATTAAGGCCttccaaaaaattccaTACTTTAAAGGATTGGATTCACAAGACATTGAGAAGGAAACGCAACACGCTGCAAACAATTCATTATCAAAATGGAATGGTTATATCAGATATAAGTTTCGACTCTGAGAGGCAGTGTCCAAAGAAAACTCCAATTCCAAAGAGTTTGAGTCCATTCAGGAGTAAGAGTACCCCTCCAACCCCTGCTCTGGCCCTCGGAATTTCCTCATCGGCACAACCGGGCATCACTATGTCTGATACGGCGACAGAAATAGAATCAgagtttgaagaatcaGATTCAGATACAGAAAGAGAAATCAAAGGACAACGCATACAGAGACTAATGGCACTGGATACACATCGAGTGCCTAGTCAAAGAACAAATATTGCTAGCTTCAATAGCATTGGTCATCTTGGCGATATCGCCATTAtggatgatgaggaagaagatggcGACATGTACATTAAATTAAAGGATATTGGGCTCTCACCTACTAACGACTTTTACCGTGAACTATACGCAATCTgtaatatttaaaaaacgTCCGCAAAAAGAATCAACCACATTTTTGTTCGGATGCTCCTTGCCCACAAACCCAACCCCATTCTAATTACGAACTagaatttataaattctTTTAGAACTTTTATGCTAATATTATAACAATATTAAGATGGGGAAGCAtttgtattatttttatccTGTATCTTTTTTCTCTATAAGCAGTGTAGTATAATGCCATCGTCAGCACCTAAGGGTCTCGACAGGTATTGAGCACATCGAAGTCGTCGAGAGCCAATCAGAATGTACTCTAGCACCTGCTGATCCTTAACTTTTTGCCTTGCACTAAACTACGGGCACTAAAAAACGATAGCATTTAAAAAGTGAAAACCACTTTCCTGCGCCAGCCAGCCAGCGCTGCAGCAATATTATCGCACCATTAACCAATCACCATATAAACTTGACGGAGAAAAATGCCATAATCTTACCTAAAAATTTACTAAACCCCTTGCAAACACTACCGCTGTACTCAAATATCGTCCTTACTCAGCCCTATCCCACTCCCCTTGACTTCCTGAACAACTCATTATTGCAATGCTGCCTATACGGACCTGCTCTCGTTTCAATTCTTCGAATAATGATTACATTATCTCACTCAAAACTGCGCTGCCTTAATCCTAGCAGCCAAACATCAGAATATATCACTCTCTGTCCTTCTATGTACCAATTGCCTGCATGTACTGCATTATTTTTCTCAAAACATAACCTTAGCCTGCCATTTTTAAGTCTAAATCTATAATCATATCTTCCATAAAGGCATTTGTCTACAAACTTTCCgtaaaaatatatacgaACATATAACTACTCCACTACTCTTCAAAGTACAATACCACAGCTTGTTACAGCACCACATACTCTTTGTACAACCGCTACTTTTTTGCAGCCTGTTAAACCGGAAAATATGTCTCTTGGCCTACGCAAAGACGTGCGTACTCACAGACATGCTCTACATATTTTCTACACTCTCTTCAAACACTATATTCGctacaaaagaaaactcTCATTCGAGTTCTTAGTGCAAATTCGCCTTCCTTAGCGACTCTAAATTCTCTTCTACGCTTATATTATCTGTAAATGACTGATTCTAACCAGCATATGCCGAATAATTGGATTCCTCAGGTTGGTTGTGGATTTAGTTTTTTCCCaactttttttcttgtgATGGAAATAGCTTAATTCTCAggtatttggaataaaaaAGACAGAACCTTTAGTTAAAAGAAAAGCGAATATCAAAGAGAATACGAGTGCGAAGTTTCAGGAGAGGTGGGATATTGATTTTCAGGATAGCTAATAAGGTAGTGTATCAGATCAAAAGGAAATTATCTTTATAGGgtgtattttttttcttgtagAATAAAACGTTAAGAGGGTATAAAGCACGTTGAGAGGTTCTTctgaattcaaataaaagCTTTCATTCTACTATGGGAGAGACGACATCTGCGGATATTACGAAGAATTCTAATATTACAGGAGGAGGGGTGTTGAAGCATAGTAATCAGCCGATATCGATTTTGAATAACAGATCTACTAGTTGTTCCCTTGGGGGAAGGTTGAGAGTGGGGTTGGGACGATTCATCAAGGGCACGGGCAGCAGGGGGTTCATGGATGTGGGGTTGAGGAGTCTCGTGATGGGGGTGTTGGCGTCGCTGAGAAGAGGCCAGGAAGGGTTGTTTCTATGGAACGGTCGCTTGGGGCTTCGCCTGTGAAGAGCGATGGAGGGAGTGTTGTTGGATCAGCTGCCGCCAAGGCGTATGGTAGCAATTTTGCTTCACCGGAACCTCTCAGTCCTGCGTTATTAGAACATAAGATGAAGGTCACCACTCATGGATTGGACATGTCTCCAGAGTCACCGCTTATTGGGAGTGCATCAAGCCTTAATTCACCCCTgtctttttccaaatattcaacagtTGGTGCGGCGGCGGTGTCCTTTACCGTTCCAGGGAATGCAGAGAAGATTTCTCATAGGGGTTCAATCTCTACAAGGCCGCCCAACGCTTCACAGAAACATTATGTTCCTTTAGGGGTGGTTACTTGTGGGCTTGGAGCTGGGCCGGGTATTTCCGCGTTAGCTGGTGGTGGCACAATTTCTGTTAatgctaataataatagtaacaATAGCGAAGGGAATCATCCTGATAGTGATTCTTCAGCTAATTCTTCCCGTCAGAATTCAACAGTGCACATGCCTGGGGATTTTATATACTTTGATCTCCCACTTAATCTTCCACTAACACCAATCTCTCCTCCTCAGGCTAGTGCAACATCTTCTTTTAACAAGAAGCATGTTACGCATCACAATAGTAACAGAGCAATTATTGGTGAAGATACTGGTCCTCAGGTTCCGTTTACTAagttcttccaaaaacaagatgatgagaaaaTTCATATTTTGATTGGTGCGACAGGCTCTGTGGCGACTATGAAGGTTCCTCTGATTATTGAcaagttttttaaaatatatactcCTGAAAAGGTTTCCATTCAGTTAATTCTTACCAAGAGAGCAGAGCACTTCTTGAAGGGCTTAAAGATAAGTAAACATGTGAAGATCTGGAgggatgaggatgaatGGTTTGGCTTCAAGAGGCTAGGAGACCCAGTGTTGCACGTGGAATTGCGTAAATGGGCAGACATTTTCTTGATTGCTCCTTTATCGGCTAATACTCTCGCTAAAGTTGCAAATGGGATTTGTGACAACCTTCTTACTTCTCTGTTAAGAGTTTGGAACCCTACGACGCCAGTGATTGTGGCGCCAGCAATGAACACTTTTATGTATACACATCCAGTTACCAAGAAACATTTATCTATGTTACAAGAAGACGCTCCGTATGTCCAAGTATTAAGACCAGTAGAGAAAGTTCTTGTGTGTGGAGATATTGGAATGGGGGGGATGAGAGAGTGGATCGAGATTGTTGAAATTCTGGTTAAGAGTGTTGCCAAGATCCGCGGTAGCGCGGCCGACGACGTACAAGAGAATGAAGAGgagaatgatgaagataatgatgatgaagatgaggtACGTCCTGAAGATGAGGAGACTGACGAAACTGAAACTGATGCAACtgatgacgatgaggaagagggtgaggatgatgattatGGTGAGGATGATGGCTATAATGGAGTACAACatgttgatgttgaacttggttcttcaaataaagGCGCCATTACGCATAACAGTTCTTCATCTCAAACGCTACGAAAAAGGACAcaatgaaaatatatttatcgTTATTTATCGTTGATTAACATGGTTTCCATCTTTAAATCCACCTAATTCgtttgaagaaaagaggaaaaaaaattataattTATTGCATGACGGCCAAGACGAAGTAATTTCCTTTTGTTCACTATCTGGTCTTCCCCCATAATATGTGTGAAAAAGAATGCTGTTTTTAATGAACTGATTGATATGGATGTAGTATCATCTAAACAATTGTTGGTGCCTATAATTAATTTACATAGCTTGGTTTTCAGCGAGGTTTGATATTAGCCACCGAGAAATCAAGCTTCACAATATTGGGCCTATTATTTAATCTTAGAAATCTAGAAGGGTGCTATTTTATAACAAACTCtgttaaaattattaatttgGGTGATTATATTCGTTTTCCGGTTCTTAAAGTTCAGCTATTTGtcaattgttttttttaattagCACCAATTCCGAACTGAAAGTCATGAAATCAGAAAACAATTCAATACGACATCCAGtaaaaaaagttcaaacCACGCTGCAACTTTTTTTATACACATACATAACTAATAACTTTATTCTATATTCCATTATGTTACATGCTAATCTAATCAGTTTTCAGCAACTCTTAGGGATTCAGCTCTGTTGAAGTATATTTTAGGCGCATGTGATGCTAATGTTGCCCACATctagatatatatataaagtaACATTAATTATCAAGGAATACAAACCAGAAACCCATTGTTAACATATCTAAAAACGACCAAATCAGTTGGTAAATCAGTTGCTGAATTTAATGATCTCACACTGTCGTTAAATTTTGAAAGTTAGTGACAACTAAAGTTCCGTTAAAAACGACCATGGTCCTCCTAttgaaaattcttcaacttgCGATTATTTAAAGGCTATATACGATTAACTCTCTGACATATAGATATGAAAACCAGCACCTGCTCCATTTTTGTGACATTAGTTCTGTATATCTAAAAATGTTTGGTATTGGCCAACCTCAAGCCTCTTCTCAACAGaaaattgctgctgcagaaGCAGAATTGGATCTAGTCACTGACATGTTCAACAAGTTGGTTGATAACTGTCATAAAAAATGTATTCAAGTCCAATACAACGAAGGTGAGTTGAATAAAAATGAGTCTAATTGTTTAGATAGATGTGTTGCTAAGTACTTTGAAACTAATGTTCAAGTGGGAGAAAACATGCAAAAGCTAGGCCAAACTTTTGCCCCAGGTAAGTTTTAAAAGTTCCATCCAGCATGATGCTTTTGGAAGAGGTTATTTAAACTGTTGATGAGAAACTTCAAGGCTTTTCTTGTATATATTGACGAATATAAGCAACAATGAATGTAATAGCTCTATTATTTGGCTGTTCATATTTTAATCGGTATAGgcaaatcaaataaatatgttttataatatatatgtaatgATAGGTGCTGTTTGCTCACTGGTAGTTACAGTAGTTGCCTCGCTAAAAATCAGAAAGGAATAAAAATTGTTATATACAAGAGAGGGCAATGTTGTTAATCATCATAGTCCAAAGGATTTCATTAACCTCAGTTTCATGCCTTCGAAGCTGTTAAGCTTTGGTCTTACgtctaaatatatttgtGGCCCGCCcaacttttcattttcctCAGAGTAAAAATCAATTACATAGTCCACTTCAAGCCCGCACCTGTTAATCTTCCAATCGTGTCTATCAAAAGGCTTAGATAGACCAAGAATTGTGCTTCTGAACCATGCTCTAGGTGTTAGCTGTTTAGAGTTGCCCTTAAAACTAGTTAGTTTGATTCCACCACATGCATCACCACCTTGATCTTTCTCCCACGACTTTATGTAGCTCCAAACACGTTCGTTAACCGTGTTATGGATTGGAATCACAGCTTTCATATCCTGTACTTCTGGGTCCCAGTTTTTACGCAGCATGGCCTCATAAAATTGTTTCTCAGAAGGATAAACCCAATTATGTGTCGTTCCTGTTCTGGGAATAGAAGAGACTTCTCTTTCCGTAGGCAAATTTACATCAACGCTGTATTCCGGCCTAGTCAGAAGCTTATCAGAAGAAcattcaacttcttcagtaACCAAACTCGCATTTTTTTTAACCATATTTCACGTGTCGAAGAGTCCACAGGGCAAGCCTGTTCATTTGCACTACCAGTAGAATCTCCGGATAAATGAGGATGGTTAGTAGCAAAACTTGCTTCACTACGACCAGATAAAGTCTTCGTCCATGTTTCCCTGGTACTATGGTCTACTGGACATGTGGATTGGCCCTCAGCGCCCATACTTGACACTAAAACCCCTTTATATTCTTGATATCGTATTGCATCTCATCCTTTAAGAAAGCTCTTTCGACTAATTTATAAAATGAAATTTCCATTTTCCAGATGCTTTTTTCCTCGagaaaatttgaaaaaaaggaaaaaccaaaacaaacCAAAACATGACCAGTACCATTTAGCGATCACGTGGTTGTAAAAGCGAAATGGATTTCACATCTCACACAGCAACCATGATTAGAATGTAGGACTACAAGTCCGAGTGTACATAAACATTATACGGAGTacataaaaatatatggaATTTTGCTACGAACAAAAGTGGAGATTGTGTTGGGCTGCTACGGTTTTAAACCGGGTTGCACTCTTTTTTGCCATATCCAGACCTCATATTATGTGTTTTGGTATTAATTTACTCCGTAACAGGAAATTACTATTTTCTatcaaatatcaaacaTAAATCcgagaaaaaaaggataataaataataatatagcTGGTTGTTTCTTAATCTAACATATTTAGTTTTATATACAAGTATAAAATTGTTGTAGTTTGCTCATCATAAGATAAACAGATAGGCTAATTCATTAGGCATATCTGTACCTATGGGTTGCTCATTCAGTTGCTCAATTAATGGTGATTTGCCGGAGGATGAAAACGATCCATTTCTGCTAGACAGAAAGGCCAATGATGCAATCGAGCAGAATCTTAATTTGGAGAAGCAAAAGGGTAAGAATGAAACCAAGCTGTTGTTGCTTGGTGCGGGTGAGTCTGGTAAGTCTACGGTTCTAAAGcaattaaaattattgCACCAAGGAGGGTTTACTCATGAGGAAAGACAGCGGTATAGTCAAGTGATTTGGGCAGATGCTATACAGTCCATGAAGATATTAATTATTCAAGCCAGAAAGTTAGGGGTTCCGTTAGATTGTGATAATCCCGAGAAGAATAGGCGGTTATTTGAATGCAAGAGGCTAATACTTCAGGCGAAGGCATTGGATCACATCGATGCCAGTGTAGCTGGTGGGCCTGAATTTCTGAATGACTATGTGTTGAAGTATTCTGAGCGTAGTGAGAACAAGCGTCGTGTGCAGAGTACTGGGAGGGCAGAAGCATTTAATCCGGATGTTCCTGAAGCGAGCCAAGATAAAGGTATTGACTTACAAGAGGTATCGATGGGACTAAATGAGCAAAACGGAGACAGCGATTCTTCGGGTTTGTTTATGAAACCCCAAACCACACAACAAAGTTCTGTTAAACATGTTTCAAACGAACAGATAGCCCATGCGATTAGGCAACTATGGGACCACGACAAGGGCATAAGACAGTGTTTTGCTCGTTCCAATGAGTTCCAACTTGAGGGCTCCGCCGCTTATTATTTCGACAACATCGAAAAATTCGCCCAGCCTCACTACGTCAGCACAGATGACGACATCTTAAAAGGCCGTATCAAAACAACAGGAATCACAGAGACACAATTCACAATTGGATCAAACAAATTCAACGTATTAGATGCAGGCGGGCAGCGAtctgaaagaaaaaaatggatCCATTGTTTTCAAGACATCACGGCCGTCCTATTCGTGCTTGCCGTGAGCGAATATGACCAAATGCTGTTCGAAGATGAACGTGTGAATCGTATGCATGAAGCTATTATGCTCTTTGACTCATTATTGAATTCAAAGTGGTTCTACAACACCCCTTTTATCCTGTTCCTGAATAAAGTCGACATATTTGAggataaaataaaacgCTCTCCGATCAGGCAAACTTTCCCCGACTATCCAGGGAGAGTAGGCGACGCTGAAACTGGTTTGAAGTACTTCGAACGTATATTCCTCTCCCTAAACCGTAGCAAGAAACCCATCTATGTCCATAGAACATGTGCCACTGACACCCGTTCAATGAAGTTCGTGCTGAGCGCTGTCACCGACCTCATCGTACAACAGAACCTCAAGAAAAGCGGTTTCTTGTGACGGAGTACCTCTTCTATATTAAAACGAGGAAAACGTGTAACCCGACTACCGTCTCTTACATGATTCTGATTCTAAATATTTACTAATCATGTAAAAAACTCAACACTGTCTTCCCATTTGCCTCTGCCTTCTGGATATTCTACGGATTGTTAAACCTTGGATAATTTGTGAGAAACTCTAAAGGTGCACTTTTTTTCACGGATTTTACTTCAGTATTTACGAACGCAAGCAATTGGCATGCTGACTTAGCAGTTCTCTTACTCGCTGCTGGGGTCCCTGGTACTGATGACAGCAGCGAGTTTACCTAGTTAAAAACAAACTCACAGTTCGCGAAGTATATAAAACAGGACATTTACAATAACTTCTAACACTGGAATAGTATCTGCCTCTTGTTAGCTCCACCCATAAAATCAACTAAATATGTCTATACAGACTAGAGGCCTAGCCAAAATCGAGTACATCCCATTGTCGCACATCAGGAGACCAATTGCTCCGGTGCTGGACTCTACAAAAATAGATGCTATGGTGTCAACTGTGAAGGGCGTCCCAATGGCTAGCGCCACATGTACGCTCGGGGAAGCTGTGGCTATGAATGGTGAGTTACCTGCAATTGACGTGATGCATGTGAGGGAAGATGGTAAGGACTACTATTTTGCCTTCGGAGGGTGCCACCGTTTCCAGGCTTACGACCGACTAAGCAGCGAACGACAAGAAGACACTCTTGTTCGGTGTAAGATTGTGCCGACAACCAGGAAGCAGCTTAGGGTGTATGTAGGAGCTAGCCTCGACGATATGTTTTAATAGATAAAATGAGAAAATAGATGTAGTTTAGGGCAGTCAGGTGTTTAGTAGTTCGTCCACCTCGGCACCGAGCGCGGTCGTGACCGAAAACATTATTACATTTTAAAGGTTAATAATAACCGAGTGGTTATTGAAGAGAGATAGTGAAGTTGTTTGCTGTTTCACAAAGAATTCAGGAAAAACGTGACTGGAGGTTATATAACGAAGAACAAAGTTGAACAAAGTTGGGCGAAGTTAGGAGATTTTTAGCACAGAAGAGATTGAGTTctattgtatatatacatacatatatactatattGGCGTTGATTGAACTGTCTTTCAACACAGTGGATAGAAAAAATTGGTTAGCTATGATATATAGGATTGGTCGTCGGGCGTTTTCATCGTCTGCGTGCAGTGCATACAAGGTTACAGTTTTAGGCgctggtggtggtattgGGCAGCCTTTGTCGTTATTGTTGAAGCTTAACAATAGGGTTAAAGATTTGAGGTTGTATGACTTAAGGGGAGCTAAGGGCGTTGCGGCTGATTTGTCACATATTCCTACTAATTCCAAGGTTAGTGGGTATTCACCAGAGGATGCGGATGGGTTGAGGAACGCTTTGGATAATGCTGATGTTGTTTTGATTCCTGCCGGGGTTCCAAGAAAACCGGGTATGACTAGGGATGATTTGTTTGCAATCAATGCGGGAATTGTGCGTGATTTGGCGAGTGCAATTGGAGATTATTCTCCTAAGGCGTCGGTTCTAGTCATATCTAATCCTGTAAACTCCACCGTTCCTATTGTAGCGGAGGTGTTGAAATCCAAGAATGTCTACAATCCCAAAAAGTTGTTTGGGGTCACAACCTTGGATGTTATTAGAGCTTCGAGGTTCATCTCTGAGTTGCAGGGCACGGACCCAACTCAGGAGTATGTTCCTGTTATTGGTGGCCACTCCGGTATCACGATTATTCCGTTGATCTCGCAAACTCAGCATAAAATTCCTAAAGAGAACCAGGATGCTTTGATCCACAGAATCCAGTTCGGAGGTGATGAGGTTGTTCAGGCTAAGAATGGCGCAGGTTCCGCTACGTTGTCCATGGCACAAGCTGGTGCTAAATTCGCTAATTCCGTGCTTGCGGGTCTCAATGGCGAGAAGGATGTTGTAGAGCCAGCCTTTGTCGAATCTCCTTTGTTTAAGAGGGAAGGCATCGAGTTCTTCTCGTCTCCTGTTACGTTAGGTCCAAATGGTATTGAAACGATCCACTCGATTGGCCAAATCTCCTCTGAAGAGGAGCAGATGTTAGATAAATGTAAGGAAACTCTAAAGAAAAACATCGAGAAGGGCGTTCAATTTGTTAACACTAAATGAGCATATTATTTTCTGTGTGTATTACTGTCTAAGCCACAATGAGCTTGGGTTTCTCTCTGATCTTCCCATGTATTTAATtttatacaatatataacttccttatttttattaagttACTGAGTTTCAGGTTAGCCCAACAATACCTGAGATATGTGTCAGCGTGTTGGTTGATCTTTTCCGTTGCGAAAGTGCGGATTGTATTAAAGGTTGGATCTCGGTACAGGCAGCGCTCAACAAAGCTCATTACTAAAAACCAGATTGAATTAATGCTAAAAGAAGTCACCATCAAGGGTAGGTTGATAGACGCTGAATCTAGATGTGTTCATTGGAATTCAAGATTGGACATCATTGCGTTAAAGCTTAAGTGTTGTGAATCGTTTTATGCTTGCTACTCCTGTCACCAGGAACTAACTCATAAAGATCATGCTACACACAAGTATAACATAAATAAGTCACCTATGGAACATGTGATTTTATGTGGTGTATGTAAAAATACGATGACCTTCCAGAAGTACACCTCTAGATCGTTTGGAGAGGCTGATCAAGAAGGTATTTCAACCCAAAATCAGCCTTTTTGTTGCCCCTTTTGTAACTCACCGTTCAACCCAGGATGTAAATTACATTACGATCtttattttgattttgatcaCCGTGATCACCGTGATTGCGAGAACTAAAGACTTATATACGGACCTTAGAGATCGGAATATTTAACAGCGATTGATGCCCTCCTGGGGACCTAGCTGATTTGCTCGTAGCTAGCTGTTGAGGTAAGGATGGACTAGTAAAGGAGGAGGGGCCTTCGTCAGATAGGTATTTGTTAATCATTTCAGCATTACCAGGACGGTGAATTTGCGATATTGGGAGTGCATTTACCACTGTAGCCATAGTCGATTCCTCGTTAAGTTCgaattcttccaaatagAGACTGGAACTAGGCAAGTTTAGTGAAACGTTTCCAATTCTGGTTATGCTGTCACGATGTCTTAGAGAATTTGATACTGAAGAGACAGAGCTTCTGTTAGAAGTACGAGTCCTTGACAAGGAAATGTTTGATTGCGCTGCTATTGATGCGGCATTCATAAACTTAAGAGATACAGGCGTTCTCGGAAAATAATTACTGGTTGgggttgttgaagatggcCTTCTACTAGTAGATATTGTGGGGAGGGGAGGTAAATGGTGCTGATAAGTGGGCGATTGTTGTGGTTGCACTGACGAAGGTGTCAATGACCGAGTTGGCGAAGGTTCAGAGTCTTCTATGGCGCTATAGACATTAATAGCGGGAGAAAAACCAGGGGACTCAAGACTTGTGCCCCTGGATTGAAATACCGTGACTGATTTCGAAGGACTATTAATAACATTCTTTTGATTGGTTACAGGCTGCAGTTTAACCTCATCGACAATACGGTTAAATGCTGCTTCCATCTCAACAGTTTGTGCAACTTGCAC encodes:
- a CDS encoding uncharacterized protein (no homolog in Ashbya gossypii), which codes for MASTINTSIVNNTIKDATVSQGYYSVSRGTLLSRDAYADKDTVNNENSLNQEESEATVANVRISKHGRHRFRRWLSKIYYREDNKVQDDKFDEDLDPDFGNNVGSSAIATAGTTAGMDDGEFDLGVSAKIGGISSSSFPHTTIKLAKLSQLSSDTGSDTQVDQPTTLDLEDSGSLKLRPSKKFHTLKDWIHKTLRRKRNTLQTIHYQNGMVISDISFDSERQCPKKTPIPKSLSPFRSKSTPPTPALALGISSSAQPGITMSDTATEIESEFEESDSDTEREIKGQRIQRLMALDTHRVPSQRTNIASFNSIGHLGDIAIMDDEEEDGDMYIKLKDIGLSPTNDFYRELYAICNI
- the CYT2 gene encoding cytochrome c1 heme lyase CYT2 (similar to Ashbya gossypii ADR154W); translated protein: MVKKNASLVTEEVECSSDKLLTRPEYSVDVNLPTEREVSSIPRTGTTHNWVYPSEKQFYEAMLRKNWDPEVQDMKAVIPIHNTVNERVWSYIKSWEKDQGGDACGGIKLTSFKGNSKQLTPRAWFRSTILGLSKPFDRHDWKINRCGLEVDYVIDFYSEENEKLGGPQIYLDVRPKLNSFEGMKLRLMKSFGL
- the SRX1 gene encoding sulfiredoxin (similar to Ashbya gossypii ADR152C-A) — protein: MSIQTRGLAKIEYIPLSHIRRPIAPVLDSTKIDAMVSTVKGVPMASATCTLGEAVAMNGELPAIDVMHVREDGKDYYFAFGGCHRFQAYDRLSSERQEDTLVRCKIVPTTRKQLRVYVGASLDDMF
- the HOT13 gene encoding Hot13p (similar to Saccharomyces cerevisiae YKL084W HOT13) gives rise to the protein MLKEVTIKGRLIDAESRCVHWNSRLDIIALKLKCCESFYACYSCHQELTHKDHATHKYNINKSPMEHVILCGVCKNTMTFQKYTSRSFGEADQEGISTQNQPFCCPFCNSPFNPGCKLHYDLYFDFDHRDHRDCEN
- the MDH1 gene encoding malate dehydrogenase MDH1 (similar to Ashbya gossypii ADR152C), producing the protein MIYRIGRRAFSSSACSAYKVTVLGAGGGIGQPLSLLLKLNNRVKDLRLYDLRGAKGVAADLSHIPTNSKVSGYSPEDADGLRNALDNADVVLIPAGVPRKPGMTRDDLFAINAGIVRDLASAIGDYSPKASVLVISNPVNSTVPIVAEVLKSKNVYNPKKLFGVTTLDVIRASRFISELQGTDPTQEYVPVIGGHSGITIIPLISQTQHKIPKENQDALIHRIQFGGDEVVQAKNGAGSATLSMAQAGAKFANSVLAGLNGEKDVVEPAFVESPLFKREGIEFFSSPVTLGPNGIETIHSIGQISSEEEQMLDKCKETLKKNIEKGVQFVNTK
- the GPA1 gene encoding guanine nucleotide-binding protein subunit alpha (similar to Ashbya gossypii ADR153C) — protein: MGCSFSCSINGDLPEDENDPFLLDRKANDAIEQNLNLEKQKGKNETKLLLLGAGESGKSTVLKQLKLLHQGGFTHEERQRYSQVIWADAIQSMKILIIQARKLGVPLDCDNPEKNRRLFECKRLILQAKALDHIDASVAGGPEFLNDYVLKYSERSENKRRVQSTGRAEAFNPDVPEASQDKGIDLQEVSMGLNEQNGDSDSSGLFMKPQTTQQSSVKHVSNEQIAHAIRQLWDHDKGIRQCFARSNEFQLEGSAAYYFDNIEKFAQPHYVSTDDDILKGRIKTTGITETQFTIGSNKFNVLDAGGQRSERKKWIHCFQDITAVLFVLAVSEYDQMLFEDERVNRMHEAIMLFDSLLNSKWFYNTPFILFLNKVDIFEDKIKRSPIRQTFPDYPGRVGDAETGLKYFERIFLSLNRSKKPIYVHRTCATDTRSMKFVLSAVTDLIVQQNLKKSGFL
- the AVO2 gene encoding Avo2p (similar to Ashbya gossypii ADR151W), which codes for MLPDPSFRLREAIIEGNLLIVKLVLRRWPELLTNIDPLNGWSSLHYAAYHGRYLICVQLIQLSYGKGLTLRTFKGSTSVHLALMNGHEQTTHLLLQHYPQCLMATDERGRTPAHIACLFDYHKCLSLLVSAGTDLSLGDNNGDTPLHIAMMYGSVECMNLLIHRGSVRDYTRKNKANWSPVQVAQTVEMEAAFNRIVDEVKLQPVTNQKNVINSPSKSVTVFQSRGTSLESPGFSPAINVYSAIEDSEPSPTRSLTPSSVQPQQSPTYQHHLPPLPTISTSRRPSSTTPTSNYFPRTPVSLKFMNAASIAAQSNISLSRTRTSNRSSVSSVSNSLRHRDSITRIGNVSLNLPSSSLYLEEFELNEESTMATVVNALPISQIHRPGNAEMINKYLSDEGPSSFTSPSLPQQLATSKSARSPGGHQSLLNIPISKVRI
- the TIM10 gene encoding protein transporter TIM10 (similar to Ashbya gossypii ADR155C) is translated as MFGIGQPQASSQQKIAAAEAELDLVTDMFNKLVDNCHKKCIQVQYNEGELNKNESNCLDRCVAKYFETNVQVGENMQKLGQTFAPGKF